The following is a genomic window from Butyricimonas faecihominis.
ATTACCACTGGAATATGAAGGGCCCGAGTTTCAGGTCTTATCACACTTTTTTGGAAGATCTTTATAACGGCTTGATTGAAGATATAGATAGCATTGCCGAGCGTGTTCGTGATTTGGACGAACGTCCTATCGGTTCTTTGAAGGGATGTTTGGAGCATAATCGTATCAAAGAACATGATGATGAAAAACCGCTTCCCGATGCAAAGGGTATGCTGGCAGCTTTGCTGGACGATAATGCCGAGGTGATTCGACAAATTCGTACCGATTTGGAAACCATGGAGAAAGAAGGATCAAAGGACTTCGGGACATCCAATTTCTTGGAGGATATGATCGAGAAGAAAGAAAAAGTAACTTGGATGATCCGGGCTCATTTGGAATAAGGATAGATTTTTTTGTTATTAGTGAATGGAAAGGGATTGCTGTGATGGTGATCCCTTTTGTTGTGTGTATAATAATATTCTAATCCGATGTTTTTGTATCTTCGTGGCGAATAATTACACGAGATGGAAGAT
Proteins encoded in this region:
- a CDS encoding Dps family protein codes for the protein MMKGNIGLDAAMIKSSKTILNNLLADHFVLLAKTWNYHWNMKGPSFRSYHTFLEDLYNGLIEDIDSIAERVRDLDERPIGSLKGCLEHNRIKEHDDEKPLPDAKGMLAALLDDNAEVIRQIRTDLETMEKEGSKDFGTSNFLEDMIEKKEKVTWMIRAHLE